In Gossypium hirsutum isolate 1008001.06 chromosome D01, Gossypium_hirsutum_v2.1, whole genome shotgun sequence, the genomic window AACTGAACCATATGCTTTAACAAACTTAACTAAATCACATGGGGTACGAAACATTTTGTCTTGTTGTGGATCCAAAACTAGCGGACAAAACTAGATCAAACAAGAAACTTACAGACGACTGCAACAAGAAGTTGTGCAGTATTAATGTAAGACTGTTTTTAGTTAGCTATTAGTTACATTAAGATACCGAACAACGAAAGGACATGTGGAaccaacaaaaaaaagaagaaaataaatgcaTTGAAAGGTTCTCTGCACTCTGTAAGAGCATCAAATTGACAACCTATCATTAATTTATACTTTTGGTACTCTGCAAATACAACATGAATATTGAAGAATCAACAATACACATGTTCATCAGTTTCTGCACTATGTAGTTTTACATGTAACTTTAAAATGGAAACTTGTAAATTTGTTACCAACACAAGAAATGTGTACAACACAAATCTGTTTGATATCATCAATGGTCTAAAGGCTCAACAGCAGTCTTGAAGAGAAGGATGTAAACCTTGTCAATTGAAAAATACAAGAAACCTCCTAGCGAATGTGTCACGTATGAGCCAAAGCTAGTTCCCACAATGCAGTGCCAAGCAGGACCATATGTTGAGTCGAATTCCTGAAAAGACAATGGATTGGCATCAAGGTCAATATCGTGGTAAAAAATTAGCAAATCTCAAAATTAAACTCTAAATGATTTCTATACTACATGGTTTTAGATAAGATTTAAGTAGAATGCTGAACCATTAACTCATAAGAATCAACGATCGCACAAGCTCAACCTTATACCGTACTAGTTTGAGCACTCTCACACTTTCCGTCTCTCTATATCTTATTTAGTACTTTTATTTCAACTAACGAAATTCAGAGCTCTCTGCattcttcttttttgtttcagTTAACAGTTTCTGCAAAAGAACATATGTAACCTACAATTTCCAAGTAGCTCAGAAGCTAGAGCCAAAACTATGTACAATCGCCACAGCATAGGACCAGAAGCCAGAAGCGAATACGCTGTCTCTTCGAGACACGAGTGGTTTACTCTAACTCAAAATGAGAGGTTACTCTCAAAAGCAAGTGTATCATAATATTTTCAAACACTGTATAAACAAAGTGACCAAATGCTATGAATGATATTAAACTTGAGGGCCAcatgatttttgttatttatatagtaaatttACACGGCTTTGATGTGCTAGTTTAGATTCAGAGACTGGACAAGTAGATGACTCATTGCCAACAGAATAATGAGTAAACAGACTTCATACTCCTCGTATGCCTACGAGGAAGGGTATGTTAGAAACCCCATTTTCAAATTATGCAAAATCATTGCACATACACATCTTGCACCATATCAAGGATGTCTAACCCACTGCCATAAATTCAGGCCAGGCCAAATTTGAACCTAGAGATTATTGAGAAGTTATTTCATCATGAAAACGCTTTGTGAGCTTGTGCCTGTTATCAGAGGAGCAAATACGTCTGATATTTGGAAAACGAAACGATTATAATCTGTGGCCTATTCTAACTCCAAATATTGCAGGTGATAAACTCATAAAATGAACGAAGTTGGATTGCACATAGATGCAAATGGAACACTTCAAATATCACAAGGACCATCGAAGCTAATAAGCTAAATATTCTTACAGTTGGAATAAGTGGTAAAGCAATGGGGCTTTGAAGCAACATAGAACACTGGAATTCATATCAGCATTTAAAAGCAGGATAACATATTCAATATGGTACAAAGAAAAAAGAGTAAAGAGAAAACCAAAAAGGGATATATCATAATGTCTTCAATTAAACTGAATTACGAAAAGACAATATTTGATTTGCACAACTAAAAATAGAAAACTTTTCAGTCAATTCTCACTTGCATTACTAATATCTACAACTCTTATAAATCCAACCATAGCATTCAACCTTACTCACCCAACACCATGTTAGAAAATCAATTACACCCAAAAAGAACCAAATTTATCCAACGTTAtgccaaaaaaatataatattacctACATGCAGAAGTTATAACTGCGTCAACTAAAACAATCAAATGAGAAATCTAAACAAACCCATTAATTCTTTATGTCAAAAAAATGAATCTAACCAAAGAATCAACGGTaataaaagtagaaaaaaaaaagacaagaaaGTTTGATTTTGTAACCTTCTTAAGGGCAAGAGCTAGGCGTTTACTATCAAGCTTTCCAGGCATATAGTCAAGCTGGTCTCGGGCACATTTAAAAGCCTTGTTTTGAAGAGCTAAAGGCATATCAGAAGCTCTGACTTTAACATTGAGATGTTCATTTTGCTCTTGTTGTTCTATAGCTTTCTTCTTTTGAATCAAACTGTTTAAGAACTTGCTTCTCCTCTCTAACTCCAACTCTGCTCCATccattttcctcttcttcttcttcttcttcttcttcttttcaattCCTCGTCAATACCCAGAAAAAGTTGAAGATTAAAGAAGCCAAGGagccacaaaaaaaaaaagttacttgATTTGCCAATTGGCAATGCTATGCGTGCCACTCGTTTGATAAAAAGCCTTAAAGGTGAAAAAAGAGAGGCAAATACGTATTAAAAGAATAAAGCTCTAATGTTTAAAACTACAATTAGTAAAATATTTggttttttaatttgttgggctTGAGGTTGAGGAAACacaatgaattaaaatataatattgagTAGCAAGAAGGTACCCCtaataaatttatgtaattaatagtAGTAATTTATTGGTTGGAAAGTGGGAAATTAATATAATGCTCTACTCTCCTAAGTATTGTCAGTATTGAACTTTGTTAAAGTTGTTTAATGATTAAGTGAGTTTTTTTTGGGTAATCTTAATACTAACTAGTAATAGTGATAGTATTAAGTAGATGTGAAAGTTTACAAGAAGACACAAGGAAAATTGATTTTGTCATCATTTTTGGGGAAATGCTTAGCTTATAAACTTGATGATTAATGATAGTATATCTAGAAGATGTAACTTATCGTTTTGTGTGAAATTTGTGGCAAGTATATAGGTGAGTAATTCATGGAtagattttctatttttatcaagTTAAAAAACATTCACATTTATGTCGAATAAAAGAAAGATTGATGAAAGATATggcaattaaatatatatatagtttcctAGGTTGAACTCAATTTTGTccatattttggtttttgaagAAGAATCTTATTTTGGCTTTTGTCTTTTCAAGCAAAACTTTGCAAGTGTAGAATTCATTTTGAATCGACAATTTCAGGGGAAAAGAAGTCCCTTGCTAGTTTGTTTAGAAATGTGCAAATCATGGGGTGATATTTGTCGATTAGCGACTTTGATGCCTAATCAATGGCGTTTCCCAAGGTGGAAGGGGGGGTGGGTCCCCTATTGTTTCATTTCCTTGGGGGCAAGGCAAAACAAGCGGCAATCACGGTGTGAAAAGAAGGGACCGATGGGGCCCGCGACCAATACCCGAGACTCCAGACACTCCCTAAAGTTGGCTCCTTTTTGCTCCTCTTCCATTCCATTGCCCTGCTAAAGGGACAGTGGCCATTCATCTCACCCGAtcatccattttctttttattgtacCGTCACtattgtgaattttttttctcctttttaagtattttaatataCTTCATAACACACACCacatgtataaaataattttcctttcaCCTACACTACTTTCACTTTGACATCACTAAGCTGGTTGAGCTATGTACTCATGAGCAAAAATTCATTCAAAATTTAAGgagatttaaacaaaaatattaactttaaaaataaatttagataaaaaattagACTCTTTTACAATATAAGTTTGGGTCTAGCTTGAACTCAAACATTCAAGGCTTAAGCTCGacctttttttaaatttgtaatatattatattatttttttatatattatataatttataacaccaaaaattaaatctataacaatatataatattataatataaacatatttaagaaaaatgttaattgcttgtatatataattttaataaatgaaaatatatacaattattaatattaaataaaagtaattttaaaaattttaaaaagtgtaACTACACTAACAGTCACTTAACTCTTCAATTTTGTCGTTTTTAATTACCCAACTATATTGGATTATTGGGTGTTTCTATTTGTACATTAGTCAATTGGTgactagaaaaaataaaattgaatggtttgatggttattttagaacttttcataattggttgaccaaaaatgaaatttactaatagaaatggaaaattttttcatttaggtaatttataatttatacaattttaaattagtaatggtaaattgcactttgacccccaaaatgataaaaatttgatttaatcctttaaaaattataaagatatagactattaaatggtgaaattgcatttttactatcgtaaaaatatacaatttaatttcgcccAAAAAAAATTGGTTACACCATTGGTAATGGCTgagtgaccattttataatttttcatagttgagtaacaaaaagaatataaataGTTGGGTGATtactaatgtagtttacccttaaaaaataatataaactagcCTAAAATAAGTTTGGATTAGCTATTTACAAATGTGAGTAagtttggacaaatttttagaGTCATAAATCAGGTCGAATCGAGCTTAAATAATCacaaattatgttaatattataCTTAAACCCAACCCAACTCATGAAAACCTCTAACCATCACCAAACCCTACTTGTAAGGTTCTTAAACTCCACTAAAATTGTACTGactattttcatttattaatacTTTTCGTatgttttacttttaaatttttatttttattttatttttttgttggaTGTATAAAAtcatctattaaaatattaaagatttaatttttttaaattaataaaaattaatcaaattaatcaaaattatttccattcaattaatttattcaaaaatcaaTCAATTCAACACGCAAACAATAAGCAAATCTTTGACGGTCATGAATGGCAAAAATTCGTGTAGTAAATGTACAAAACAGAAACCCAAGAGAAAGTGCGTCGCTTTTAACTCCTTGATAAACAAAGTAAAATGtgaaatacattttctttaatttaacctttacttattttttaagttaaatttaattattaatcttTCGAAAAGAGATGATTTGTTCTTTTTTACGAAAatcttaattaaaacattaatttttaataatgttggTATGACAACCCACATGGTAATCCATGTATAATTTATGTTAACAAGAtactatttatcttatatattacgtcaatcaataatttaaaaattataaaaattttaaaaaattaaaatttaaaaaaatataaaaattcataattaaaaaaaaacataatatacatgtgaattggcataagggctaaaatgtttaaatgtttaacattttagtcaatatttttataaaaaataatgattcTTTTTGAAAGGTTGATGGTCAAATTGACTCTTTTAAAAGGTTGatgatcaaatttaactaaaaaaatctttatattgacaaaaaaatataaatgttagaaataaatttGAGATTATACCTAAAATAAAAACCCATATCTTAAGTTTGTTGTGCGGTCATTCGCTTGGTCATTGGTGGCTGAGAGCAagctcctttttttcttttcacgtcTCTCTTTCCAATCCCTTCCCGACTTGGTCTTGCCTTTGCCTCAGTTCTCTCTTAGAATAGTAAGGCTTTTTCCAATGGTTTTGGTGCCATGGTGGCTTTTGGGAGGTGTTGATAGAGGTAGTGTGTTCCAGAACTTTCAAACACACATACTATACAAatagtatgaaaatattgatCTTTTTAGACActgaaatgaattaaataattgactaattcaatccaaattaaaatgataaaataagaattaaaaatacgagcgaatgaaatttaaaataagaaaaacaattgtaaaaataaaacaaaagtttattaatatttataaatctaGGTACTTAACTTCCCCATTATATCTCCCTTTAATGAGCCTTTCTATCCTCTTACTAATCACTAAGTTTTCTCGAATCACTAATAAATCTATTTATTAGACCAATTTCCTACATTATTGTAAATTgcaatttaataaaatcattaatcATCAACCTACCTATTATGTTGAGGTAAATTCCTATCCTAACCACAAATTGACAATTTCAAAGATCAACCACAAGCTATATTGATTGAGTCTAATCTAAGCTTTCTTTTTAAGTTTCCCTTAGACTGTactaaacaatttaaaaatataaataacctTTATTAGCATAAGAATAAGAAACAAGAAATAACTCAGttgaaattaaacatataattccaTTAGTTccttagaagaaaaaaaaagttcttcatagaaaacaaaatttcaaaataataacaaaaattgtaTATCAACATAGAGCACGCATGTCCGAGAGAGAGGATCAAACCCTAGAGAAGTAATCTTCTTCCTTACACTCCCTTGAATATTACATTGAAATTCTTCCATTCTTGAATATTATATTGCTTTTAAAAAAAGTTGGTGTcaacattttgattgaaatagttagcaatattaactatttagactaattaattacattataaaagtacatggactaaattatgtcaaaaattagagtatatagattaaatatcaAGTTTCATCATATTCTAGAGGCCAAAATTGAAATCTGATTGAATAGCaagataaatttgtatttttaatatatttatttttggctaattatcagaaaaaaatgctattaaatttgaatttttcttaTCAGGAATGAAGTTGGTATGCTGAATTCAAACTCTTATAAAAAGAGGCTAAATTAGAACAAAAAGTAAAGAGgagggcttgattgaaagattgaagatacAAAAATGACTGGATAAAGATTAAAGGGTTGaagatttattttttcaaaagtggttggataaagattgaaggattttttatattgttacaactctgtaattagtttaaatttgattattaaattttgaattatttagtgataaaatttaatgataaaatttaggattatttagtgataatatttaggaaaaatttagctAAATTTTAGCTCTAAAAGTGTGTATAAATACCTAATGGCTACAGTCAATTGAACACATATTTTGCCTTTGGCATTTAataaattctctctttttttccctcCCGTGTCTTAGCAATTCAAttgtattatttcattttttcttttactttcaacttttggtttaattgccttcCAAGGCCTTTCCCCTTTCTACTTTCACAATTCCATTTAAAccatttattttcaagcatgattCTTTCCATGATTAACTAAACCTTTTTTAGCCTTAGCCCGATTATCACTTCGATAAAGTAATCGTGAGATATGAACCCACATTAAATACTTTGCAACTCGGTATTCACTATCTCTCTggtatatgggatagtacaaaGTCGTCCCTCAAAGTTGAttcgatttcaattcaaaaagagTTCATTGGGTTGGAATTGTTTAGCTTATAGTTGGGAAGTTGAGTCAGCAGTGCTGTATTCAAAATCCCGCAAATAAATTGgcgtgttcaattggaaaaagctagttggattTCGTCAAGAGAGATAGTGATTGAATTTAAATGACCCACACGGTTGAGGCCGTTCGAGTTGGGCTTTTTAGATCACGAGGTTGTTGAAGTCTTACGGGTACGTGCCATGTGGTTGGAAATTCGACAAGGGTCGATTTGCAAGTGATTCCGGGATCGACTATTAGAGGAAGAGTTGGCAGTTTGAAGGATCCTCGattgctataaccagcttattgcTTGGAAGGGAAAATTTgtttcaaggatcgattcaatATTGTAGTACATCGAGGCTtaagcttaaaaatattttatttaccaatttattttattttcttaaatttatttttgcatttttgaatctgtttttattttattttattacatttcatatttcattattttattatcttaatcaatttaaacctcccatttttatttctttttttttcagcaCTACTACGCATAGGTCGTGGGCACGATTGTGACCGCGACAACGAATCTGGTcataagaaaaggcaaaattaGATAACCAGTCCCTGTGGATTCGACCCTACTgctctatatttcaatttaatgttatatttatcgtaggaatttatatttggtggttttgaCGCCCATCACTAACCATGGTTTTACGATGTAAAAAAAGATTACGCAAACCTAAAAGAAATTGGAAGGCATGTATTGGTCTCTAAGACTCGGTATTCAAATTTATTGGAAACTTTTGTTGCTCATTTCATATCCTGTTATAATGAAATTGTTTCTCTACTTGGCCTATCGACTTGGGCCTTGAATAGGTTTCGTTTGTGCAAAGTTCGGTCCACTTGAATGTGGCATATTTGAAAAAACTAAAAGCTTGGGTTGACTTGGATATTAAAACTCCCAATCAACGTCCATGAGGTGGTTTGATTAGATTGGAAGTCTTATTATATCTTGATGATTAAAGAGCTATTTTTTTAGAGACAATATCAGATTCTTTCAATGGATATTTTCAAGGATTTATCTGTTGATTTAAATGAGTTTATCTTGTTGCTATAATAACCTATAGATATATTTCATTCTCCCTTGGTAAATCATGATAGTGGGAGCTAGAAGATCTTCACTTTCTTGAGTTTTTCTCACTACCAGCCTTTGTTTCTTTCTTATGTTGAGAGCAGTTTTCGAAGTGCCTTTGTTGACAGCTTTGTTACGTTCTTGTTGTTATTTTGTGACACTTTTTTATGTATTCTTTGGAGAGTTTATTGATTGTATTGTGAGGTATTTAGATGAGTAATTTGTGACAATGAGGCTTGGTATTAGGGCCGGAGTTACTTCTTTGTGTGATACTATATTAGGATTAAGCCAATAGGTGATTCGAATGATTGTTGAATAAAACCATCCATTCAGCGAGGCTCTGTAAACGTAAGACTGTTGTGTCTGAATCGCGTTAACAAAGATTGGTCATGTCGATTCTTTTCTACTCTTATTTTTTACGTTACTTGTTTTTATTCTAACTAATGTTACAACGAATGTTAAGCAAGTTGATTTATCATATTGacaaactattttttttacaattggtGTTAGAGCGAGTTCGATAGATATTTGAAGGTGATCCTTTGTTCAATTTACGACCATGGAATCCATGAAGGAAGGTAGTTTTATTGCTTGACCTTCGTTGCTACTTGGTTCAACAAACTATGCTTATTAGAAGGCTCGTATGAGGGCTTTCATTATGTTTGTCAACAAAGTAGCATGGGAAGCTATTGAAGATGGGTGGACTCGACCCACTGTAACCACCACTGATGTCACCAAATGCCTTAAAGAAAGAAGCAAATACTGTAACATCATGCCCAGCGAGGCCCTAGTGTTTGAATACTGTTCATGGAGGAAAGGCATGTAGAGTAAGTTTTGAATGTGTATAGTATTGGAATTTTACTAAGCAAATACTTAAATCCTAGTTCGATTTTTTACCATGTTCACTCTTGGTCTCATCCATTCCTTTCTCTCACTGTTCCATCTCCATGATTTTTACGTTCATTATTTTCGACTGGTGTCACTTGGCGACTACCCAAGTAATTGTCATAACTAGGGTCTTTACCAGAATACGATATCCTCACTATCTTGGAGTACTAGTGCCCATCACACAGCACCAAAGTACTTAGCCCATTCTTTAAAGAGACTTCATTATACATGCAGTTCTTTCCTTTAGAAGATTAATAGAATCTCTATTATTTTCCATGATCCCGACGAACCTCCACTTTCCATTAGTCTCTAACGAACTTTAATGGTCATTCATCTTTGAGTAGTCATTTCCTCCTACGAAAGCCCATATTAGCCTACCCAGCCTATTGGCTGGCTCTTTGTCGACTTATAAATTATGATTGTATTCTATTACAGCCTAATCTGCGTCAGCTTATACCATGTGGGATTCGCAAGTTTCTTAGCGAACTCATTTTGTCATATATTATGTATACCTCATTATCTAAGGAGTATCTTCCTTTTATAACCCTAATTGGGTTGAGATGCATCCTTGGCATCAGTCATTATTGTCTTTAGCAAATTCTCTTATTGTCCCGGTGGTCTATGTTCCTTAGACTTACCAAGCTCATTCATTCTTGTGACTTATCGCTTAGTCACACCGCGAGCTCTACCTAAATCCCTTAACATCCCTCCTAAACTGCAGGCTTTCCAATTGTGATCCACATGTTTTACATCTTGGCTGACTATcccgtgtttactgtcccagcGAACTACCCCGTGTTTACTATCCCAATGGACTAACCTGTGTTTAATGTCCTAATAGTCTAATTCGTGTTTACTATCCCAGCAGACTAACTCATGTTTAATGTTCCGATGGACTAACCCGTGTTTACTGTCCCGGTGGACTAACCTGTGTTTACTATCTTGCTGGACTAACCCGTGTTTAATATCCCGACAACCTAACCCGTGTTTACTGTCTCGACAGACTATACTGGTTGCTATAaccaagctatggtcttacacactagACCTCTTTTGGGGTTTCGCCCTATAAGACCTTACCACTATCGCGGTGTCGCCCCATAGAGCCTGCTGATCGCCATTGCGGTGTTGCTTTATGTAACCTAATAATTTTCGCCATGTTTCCATCCCAAAGGACCTATTCTATATTtcaccttgatgctcgaacatcGAAGTGTCCCCCCCGGCAAGGCCCGGAGCTTCACACATCATGCTTTGTACTCAACAATATCGTATGACGGTATCTTAATAGAATTCCATTTTCCCTATTCCTCCGCCCATTCCTCTATTTTGTCATTCCTCCATTTCACCATTCCTAATCTTGATGCTCAAACACTATAATGTTGTATGACAGTATCTTAACATAATTCTATTTTCCCTATTCCTCTGTTTATTTCTCTGTTTCACCATTCTTAATCTTGATGCTCAAACACTGTAATGTCCTCTCCGTAAGGCTCGGAGCTTTGCACATCATAGTTGCACTCAGTAATACCGTATGGCGGTATCTAGCAGAAGTTCCTGTTCCCCCAAgtcctaacttcatctaacccATCAATAATTTCCCACTATACTACACATACATTACACAAGCATATCATACAATTTATCATTAAAGAAACTTCAAGCCAAATTATCTATCATTATCTACCATAAAACAATCAGTAGACAACTGGTGAAAGCTCACAGAGTATGGTGCATACATACAACCTACAATTTCTTCAAGCATATACACACCATATCTTAGCCAACCTCAGTACATCATCAATGTGATACATACAAGTCATAAAAAGTTATCTATTATCCAAAGGCAAGGTACAGAAACTCACCACGTTTCCTTATCCTTGTCAACTTAGCTTGTCCGAACGCTAGAGTCTCATTTGTCTTTGCaactaagcatgacaaccatttATTGGTTAAACTAAAGGTGTTTAACCCTTAAAAATCCAGAATCCAAAAAATACATAAAAGCTTATAAAAGTTACTACTTCACTCTTTTTTTTGATCTATAAGTACCAAGAGGTAAAGAAGCTTACCAGTTTCTAAAATTTCTATCTTCAGCTACATCCTCTTCTTCTTTAGAGCATCTGAAGAAGATGGTGCTATGGAAAGAATAAGAATCATAAACAAAATTAAGAAATTTCTATCTTCACACCCACCTATATATACACCCTAAGCACGGTATTCACCGGCCATCACAACCCTACATTCTTAATCATTTTGCCTCATACTTTGGAACCAGCCATTGTCATCCTAACCAGACTAGGATTGAGATCCAACTAATCAAAATTTGGCCACTATAATTTCTAAATTCCCCGGTGGAGTCTAACAATTCACTAAATCTTTCACTTTAATCATAACTTTCTTAAATTTTGggtcaattaaaaattaatcggGTGTTACAAGGGATCTACTTACACTGGTGTAAAATTAAAATGGTTTTACACCCTTCCGTAACTTTTTATACGATTGGTATTTTAACAAACCAACCGTTTAATTTATCAAGATatttgtacttgtcatgcatgtaaattttttaatcgaTCTGATATCTTTATAATGTCgatctaaaatattatatatattcatatatttaatgattgaaaaattttacacaaaacaaatagttagaaaattttaacttataCCAAACTTGATATGCATGATCTACATGaatggagcatgaaatatgatggttggattgttaaaatatcaATCGTATAACAAAAGTTACGGAAGACTGTAAAACCATTTTAATTTTCCACTGATGTAAGTGGATCCCTCCACCATGTTAAGttctttttatgtaaaa contains:
- the LOC107921373 gene encoding dynein light chain LC6, flagellar outer arm, which gives rise to MDGAELELERRSKFLNSLIQKKKAIEQQEQNEHLNVKVRASDMPLALQNKAFKCARDQLDYMPGKLDSKRLALALKKEFDSTYGPAWHCIVGTSFGSYVTHSLGGFLYFSIDKVYILLFKTAVEPLDH